One window of Microbacterium sediminis genomic DNA carries:
- a CDS encoding alpha,alpha-trehalose-phosphate synthase (UDP-forming) yields the protein MDRADLVVVANRLPVDRVVDTDGTETWRRSPGGLVTALEQVMAKTDGAWVGWGGKADLDIEPFDFEGTLLVPVPLSAEDLKYYYEGFSNGTIWPLYHDVIAAPVYRRSWWDAYVRVNRRFAEAAAEVADQEGFVWVQDYQLQLVPQMLRELRPDLTIGYFHHIPFPAYGLYSQLPWRRQVLEGLLGADVLGFQRVADAGNFQRSVRRIFKYPTRANEIEVPAGDGGSRSVIAAPFPISIDAQAFIELSQRPDIRARAVEIREQLGNPKKILLGVDRLDYTKGIRHRLKAFGELLDDGAVTVGEVALVQIASPSRPGVEAYQDLRDEIELTVGRINGDYDTMHHTAIRYLHQGFPREEMVALYLAADVMLITALRDGMNLVAKEYVAVRTDNRGVLVLSEFAGAADELTTALLVNPHDIDGMKDLILRAINMPEAEQSRRMRAMRRKVLENDVEAWGRSFMKAVDAVRNKRATGAPIPREVKPTPRKKPRE from the coding sequence ATGGACCGTGCCGATCTTGTCGTCGTAGCCAACCGCCTGCCGGTCGACCGTGTGGTCGACACCGACGGCACCGAGACCTGGCGGCGTTCGCCGGGGGGTCTCGTGACCGCGCTCGAGCAGGTGATGGCGAAGACCGACGGCGCGTGGGTCGGATGGGGCGGCAAGGCCGATCTCGACATCGAGCCGTTCGACTTCGAGGGCACGCTGCTCGTGCCGGTGCCGCTGAGCGCCGAGGACCTGAAGTACTACTACGAGGGCTTCTCGAACGGCACGATCTGGCCGCTGTACCACGACGTCATCGCGGCGCCGGTGTATCGCCGGTCGTGGTGGGACGCCTACGTGCGCGTGAACCGGAGGTTCGCCGAGGCGGCGGCCGAGGTGGCCGATCAAGAGGGCTTCGTGTGGGTGCAGGACTACCAACTGCAGCTCGTCCCGCAGATGCTGCGCGAGCTGCGGCCGGATCTGACGATCGGCTACTTCCACCACATTCCGTTCCCGGCATACGGCCTGTACTCGCAGCTGCCGTGGCGGCGCCAGGTGCTCGAGGGGCTGCTCGGTGCCGACGTGCTCGGCTTCCAGCGGGTGGCCGACGCGGGCAACTTCCAGCGGTCGGTGCGGCGCATCTTCAAGTACCCCACCCGCGCGAACGAGATCGAGGTGCCCGCGGGCGACGGCGGATCGCGCAGCGTGATCGCGGCGCCCTTCCCGATCTCGATCGACGCGCAGGCGTTCATCGAGCTGTCGCAGCGCCCCGACATCCGGGCGCGCGCCGTCGAGATCCGCGAGCAGTTGGGCAACCCGAAGAAGATCCTGCTGGGCGTCGACCGCCTCGACTACACCAAGGGCATCCGGCACCGGCTCAAGGCGTTCGGGGAGCTCCTCGATGACGGCGCGGTGACCGTCGGCGAGGTGGCGCTCGTGCAGATCGCCAGCCCGAGCCGCCCCGGCGTCGAGGCGTATCAGGACCTCCGCGACGAGATCGAGCTCACCGTCGGCCGCATCAACGGCGACTACGACACGATGCACCACACGGCGATCCGCTACCTGCATCAGGGCTTCCCGCGCGAGGAGATGGTCGCGCTGTACCTGGCCGCCGACGTGATGCTGATCACGGCGCTGCGCGACGGCATGAACCTCGTCGCCAAGGAGTACGTGGCGGTGCGCACCGACAATCGCGGCGTGCTCGTGCTGAGCGAGTTCGCCGGCGCCGCCGACGAGCTGACTACGGCGCTGCTCGTGAACCCCCACGACATCGACGGCATGAAGGACCTGATCCTCCGCGCGATCAACATGCCCGAGGCCGAGCAGTCGCGTCGCATGCGCGCGATGCGCCGCAAGGTGCTCGAGAACGACGTCGAGGCGTGGGGCCGCAGCTTCATGAAGGCCGTCGACGCCGTGCGGAACAAGCGCGCCACGGGCGCCCCGATTCCGCGAGAGGTCAAGCCCACCCCGAGGAAGAAGCCGCGCGAATGA
- the otsB gene encoding trehalose-phosphatase, translated as MTEPTTDWRTALEQIARTDTLLVALDFDGTLAPLQDDPMQSRALPESAAAIARLADLPATIVAYVSGRSLPDLRIIGEHDDASKVWLAGSHGVEYWRPADAVVTELDEPDETHERELLERLNAEAKQLVDGFEGAWIEDKSVGFALHTRLTPPDIAPGIQGVIDALVAREAPGWRRRPGHNLIEYSWRHEGKDAAVARLREQTGASAVLFAGDDVTDEDALGSLQEHDLGVRVGPGETSARVRVADAHEFAELLSALADLRAS; from the coding sequence ATGACCGAGCCCACCACCGACTGGCGCACCGCCCTGGAGCAGATCGCCCGCACCGACACGCTGCTCGTCGCCCTCGACTTCGACGGCACGCTCGCGCCGCTGCAGGACGATCCGATGCAGTCCCGTGCCCTGCCGGAGTCGGCGGCGGCGATCGCGCGGCTGGCGGACCTCCCGGCGACGATCGTGGCGTACGTGTCGGGGCGGAGCCTGCCGGATCTGCGGATCATCGGCGAGCACGACGACGCGTCGAAGGTGTGGCTGGCGGGCTCGCACGGGGTGGAGTACTGGCGGCCCGCCGACGCCGTGGTCACCGAGCTCGACGAGCCCGACGAGACGCACGAGCGCGAGCTGCTGGAGCGGCTCAACGCCGAGGCTAAGCAGCTCGTCGACGGCTTCGAGGGCGCGTGGATCGAGGACAAGAGCGTGGGGTTCGCGCTGCACACGCGGCTCACCCCGCCCGACATCGCCCCGGGGATCCAGGGCGTCATCGACGCGCTCGTCGCCCGCGAGGCGCCCGGCTGGCGGCGCCGCCCGGGCCACAACCTCATCGAGTACTCGTGGCGCCACGAGGGCAAGGACGCGGCGGTGGCGCGGCTGCGGGAGCAGACCGGCGCGAGCGCGGTGCTGTTCGCGGGCGACGACGTCACCGACGAGGACGCCCTCGGCAGCCTGCAGGAGCACGACCTCGGCGTGCGCGTGGGGCCGGGGGAGACCTCGGCGCGCGTGCGCGTGGCCGACGCCCACGAGTTCGCGGAGCTGCTCAGCGCGCTGGCCGATCTGCGGGCATCCTGA
- the ilvD gene encoding dihydroxy-acid dehydratase yields the protein MAEAVPSAAIDIKPRSRVVTDGIEATTSRGMLRAVGMGDDDWEKPQIGIASSWNEITPCNLSLDRLAQASKEGVHAGGGYPLQFGTISVSDGISMGHEGMHFSLVSREVIADSVETVVMGERLDGTVLLAGCDKSLPGMLMAAARLELASVFLYAGSIAPGWVKLEDGTEKTITIIDSFEAVGACKAGQMSEADLKKIECGFAPGEGACGGMYTANTMACIAEALGMSLPGSSTPLSADRRRDMYAHRSGEAVVEMLRKGITTKDILTRKAFENAVTVAMVLGGSTNAVLHLLAIAKEAGVELTLDDFTRIGQRSPHLADVKPFGRFVAQDFDRVGGMPVVMKALLDAGLLHGDALTVTGKTVAENLAALDIAPLDGEVVRTLDNPIHATGGLTILSGSLAPEGAVVKTAGFDAEVFEGPARVFERERAAMDALTNGEINKGDVVIIRYEGPKGGPGMREMLAITAAIKGAGLGKDVLLLTDGRFSGGTTGLCIGHIAPEAVDAGPIAFVRDGDLIRVDIAARTLDLLVDDAELESRRSGWEPLPPRYTRGVLAKYSKLVRSAAEGAVTG from the coding sequence ATGGCCGAAGCAGTCCCCAGTGCAGCAATCGATATCAAGCCCCGCAGCCGAGTCGTCACCGACGGCATCGAGGCGACCACCTCGCGCGGAATGCTCCGCGCGGTCGGCATGGGCGACGACGACTGGGAGAAGCCGCAGATCGGCATCGCCTCGAGCTGGAACGAGATCACGCCCTGCAACCTGAGCCTCGACCGCCTTGCGCAGGCGTCGAAGGAGGGCGTGCACGCCGGCGGCGGCTACCCGCTGCAGTTCGGCACGATCAGCGTCTCGGACGGCATCTCGATGGGCCACGAGGGCATGCACTTCTCGCTCGTGAGTCGCGAGGTCATCGCCGACAGCGTCGAGACCGTGGTGATGGGCGAGCGCCTCGACGGCACCGTGCTCCTCGCGGGCTGCGACAAGTCGCTGCCCGGCATGCTCATGGCCGCCGCGCGGCTCGAGCTGGCCAGCGTCTTCCTCTACGCCGGATCGATCGCCCCCGGCTGGGTCAAGCTCGAGGACGGCACCGAGAAGACGATCACGATCATCGACTCGTTCGAGGCCGTCGGCGCCTGCAAGGCGGGCCAGATGAGCGAGGCCGACCTCAAGAAGATCGAGTGCGGCTTCGCGCCCGGCGAGGGTGCCTGCGGCGGCATGTACACGGCCAACACGATGGCGTGCATCGCCGAGGCGCTCGGCATGAGCCTGCCCGGATCGTCTACGCCGCTGAGCGCCGACCGCCGCCGCGACATGTACGCGCACCGCTCGGGCGAGGCCGTCGTCGAGATGCTGCGCAAGGGCATCACGACCAAGGACATCCTGACGAGGAAGGCGTTCGAGAACGCCGTCACGGTGGCGATGGTGCTGGGCGGATCGACCAATGCCGTGCTGCACCTGCTCGCAATCGCGAAGGAGGCGGGCGTCGAGCTCACGCTGGACGACTTCACCCGCATCGGCCAGCGCTCGCCCCACCTCGCCGACGTGAAGCCGTTCGGCCGCTTCGTGGCCCAGGACTTCGATCGCGTGGGCGGCATGCCCGTCGTGATGAAGGCGCTGCTCGACGCCGGGCTGCTGCACGGCGACGCGCTCACCGTCACCGGCAAGACCGTCGCCGAGAACCTCGCGGCCCTCGACATCGCCCCGCTCGACGGCGAGGTCGTCCGCACGCTCGACAACCCGATCCACGCCACCGGCGGCCTGACGATCCTCAGCGGCTCGCTGGCCCCCGAGGGCGCCGTCGTGAAGACCGCCGGCTTCGACGCCGAGGTGTTCGAGGGCCCCGCCCGCGTGTTCGAGCGCGAGCGCGCCGCGATGGACGCGCTCACCAACGGCGAGATCAACAAGGGCGACGTCGTCATCATCCGCTACGAGGGTCCGAAGGGCGGGCCGGGCATGCGCGAGATGCTCGCGATCACCGCCGCCATCAAGGGCGCTGGGCTCGGCAAGGATGTACTACTCTTGACGGACGGTCGATTCTCCGGCGGCACAACCGGCCTGTGCATCGGCCATATTGCACCCGAGGCGGTGGACGCTGGTCCCATCGCCTTCGTGCGCGATGGTGATCTGATCAGGGTCGATATCGCGGCCCGCACTCTCGACCTACTCGTCGACGACGCGGAGCTCGAATCCCGCCGTTCCGGCTGGGAGCCCCTGCCCCCGCGCTACACCCGCGGCGTTCTGGCGAAGTACTCGAAGCTCGTCCGCTCTGCAGCGGAGGGCGCTGTCACGGGCTGA
- a CDS encoding acetolactate synthase large subunit: protein MSTDAPAVPRPPARTTAQAPVLTGAEAVVRSLELLGITDVFGLPGGAILPVYDPLMSAAKLRHILVRHEQGAGHAAEGYASASGRIGVAIATSGPGATNLVTAISDAYMDSVPMLAITGQVFSTLMGTDAFQEADIVGITMPITKHSFLVKTAEDIPGALAAAYEIATTGRPGPVLVDITKDAQQAEAPFSWPPKYELPGYRPVTKAHGKQIQAAAALMAQAKRPVLYVGGGVIRARAAAELKVLAETSGAPLVTTLMARGAFPDSHPQHLGMPGMHGSVPAVLALQEADLIVALGARFDDRVTGKAALFAPNAKVVHVDIDPAEIGKIKHADVPIVGDLKDVLVDLDAALRVAERTDLDEWWAYLRGLQDQYPLGFAPTSDGLLSPQHVIQRIGELTGPEAIYAAGVGQHQMWAAQFIKYERPNAWLNSGGAGTMGYSVPAAMGAKVAEPDRVVWAIDGDGCFQMTNQELATCAINNIPIKVAVINNSSLGMVKQWQTLFYDGRYSNTELNTGHGSVRIPDFVKLAEAYGCHAIRVEREDEVDAAIQEALSINDKPVVIDFVVSKDAMVWPMVPQGVSNSYIQYARDHSPAFAVEGD, encoded by the coding sequence ATGTCTACCGACGCTCCGGCCGTGCCCCGGCCCCCCGCTCGCACCACCGCGCAAGCGCCCGTGCTCACGGGCGCCGAGGCGGTCGTCCGCTCCCTCGAGCTGCTCGGCATCACCGACGTGTTCGGTCTGCCCGGCGGCGCGATCCTGCCCGTCTACGACCCGCTGATGTCGGCGGCCAAGCTCCGCCACATCCTTGTGCGCCACGAGCAGGGCGCCGGCCACGCCGCCGAGGGGTACGCCTCGGCGAGCGGGCGCATCGGCGTCGCGATCGCGACCTCCGGGCCGGGCGCCACCAACCTCGTCACGGCGATCTCCGACGCCTACATGGACTCGGTGCCGATGCTCGCGATCACCGGCCAGGTGTTCTCGACGCTGATGGGAACCGACGCGTTCCAGGAGGCCGACATCGTGGGCATCACGATGCCGATCACCAAGCACTCGTTCCTCGTCAAGACCGCCGAGGACATCCCGGGTGCGCTGGCGGCGGCGTACGAGATCGCCACGACCGGCCGCCCCGGCCCCGTCCTCGTCGACATCACGAAGGACGCGCAGCAGGCCGAGGCGCCGTTCAGCTGGCCGCCCAAGTACGAGCTGCCCGGCTACCGGCCGGTCACCAAGGCGCACGGCAAGCAGATCCAGGCGGCCGCCGCGCTCATGGCGCAGGCGAAGAGGCCGGTCCTGTACGTGGGCGGCGGCGTGATCCGCGCCCGCGCCGCGGCCGAGCTGAAGGTGCTCGCCGAGACGAGCGGCGCGCCGCTGGTGACCACGCTCATGGCGCGCGGGGCGTTCCCCGACTCGCACCCGCAGCACCTGGGCATGCCCGGCATGCACGGCTCGGTCCCGGCCGTCCTGGCGCTGCAGGAGGCCGACCTCATCGTCGCCCTCGGCGCGCGCTTCGACGACCGCGTCACGGGCAAGGCCGCGCTGTTCGCCCCGAACGCGAAGGTCGTGCACGTCGACATCGACCCGGCCGAGATCGGCAAGATCAAGCACGCCGACGTCCCGATCGTGGGCGACCTCAAGGACGTGCTCGTCGACCTCGACGCGGCCCTCCGCGTCGCGGAGCGCACCGACCTGGACGAGTGGTGGGCGTACCTGCGCGGGCTGCAGGATCAGTACCCGCTCGGCTTCGCGCCCACGAGCGACGGGCTGCTCTCGCCGCAGCACGTGATCCAGCGCATCGGCGAGCTCACCGGGCCCGAGGCGATCTACGCCGCGGGCGTGGGGCAGCACCAGATGTGGGCCGCGCAGTTCATCAAGTACGAGCGCCCCAACGCGTGGCTCAACTCCGGCGGCGCCGGGACGATGGGCTACTCGGTGCCCGCCGCGATGGGCGCCAAGGTCGCCGAGCCCGACCGCGTGGTGTGGGCGATCGACGGCGACGGCTGCTTCCAGATGACCAATCAGGAGCTGGCCACCTGCGCGATCAACAACATCCCGATCAAGGTCGCGGTGATCAACAACTCCTCGCTCGGCATGGTGAAGCAGTGGCAGACGCTGTTCTACGACGGCCGCTACTCCAACACCGAGCTGAACACGGGCCACGGCTCCGTCCGCATCCCCGATTTCGTCAAGCTCGCCGAGGCCTACGGCTGCCATGCGATCCGCGTGGAGCGCGAGGACGAGGTGGACGCGGCGATCCAGGAGGCGCTGTCGATCAACGACAAGCCGGTCGTCATCGACTTCGTCGTGTCGAAGGACGCCATGGTGTGGCCGATGGTGCCGCAAGGCGTGAGCAACAGCTACATCCAGTACGCGCGCGATCACTCGCCGGCGTTCGCGGTGGAGGGGGACTGA
- the ilvN gene encoding acetolactate synthase small subunit codes for MSTHVLSLLVEDRPGLLTRVAGLFARRGFNINSLAVGVTEVPGLSRITVVVDVDDLPLEQVTKQLNKLINVIKIVELDPATSVQREHMLVKVKADNASRSNVIEVVNLFRARVVDYATDALIIEVTGDQGKVQAFLKAVEPFGIKELAQSGLLALGRGGKSITERVMRG; via the coding sequence ATGTCGACGCATGTGCTGAGCCTCCTCGTCGAGGACCGTCCCGGTCTGCTCACCCGCGTCGCGGGCCTGTTCGCCCGCCGCGGCTTCAACATCAACTCGCTCGCCGTGGGCGTGACCGAGGTCCCGGGCCTGTCGCGCATCACGGTGGTCGTGGACGTCGACGATCTGCCGCTGGAGCAGGTGACGAAGCAGCTGAACAAGCTCATCAACGTCATCAAGATCGTCGAGCTCGACCCCGCCACGTCGGTGCAGCGCGAGCACATGCTCGTGAAGGTGAAGGCCGACAACGCCTCGCGCTCCAACGTGATCGAGGTCGTCAACCTGTTCCGTGCGCGCGTGGTCGACTACGCCACCGACGCGCTGATCATCGAGGTGACCGGCGACCAGGGCAAGGTGCAGGCCTTCCTCAAGGCCGTCGAGCCGTTCGGCATCAAGGAGCTCGCCCAGTCGGGCCTGCTCGCCCTGGGCCGCGGCGGCAAGTCGATCACCGAGCGCGTGATGCGCGGCTAG
- the ilvC gene encoding ketol-acid reductoisomerase encodes MTEILYDADADLSIIQSKKVAIVGYGSQGHAHAQNLRDSGVEVVIALKEGSKSTQKAQEDGFEVKSVAHATEWADLIMILAPDQHQRTIYAEGIAPKLAAGKTLAFAHGFNIRFGYIQAPSDVDVILIAPKAPGHTVRREFVAGRGIPDIIAVENDASGQAWDVALSYAKAIGGTRAGVIKTTFTEETETDLFGEQAVLCGGMSHLVQAGFEVLTEAGYQPQIAYFEVLHELKLIVDLMWEGGIAKQRWSISDTAEFGDYVSGPRVIDADTKQRMKDVLADIQSGAFAKRFIDDQDAGAPEFQALRAKEESHPIEATGKELRALFSWKNSDDDYVEGTAAR; translated from the coding sequence GTGACCGAGATCCTCTACGACGCCGACGCCGACCTGTCGATCATCCAGAGCAAGAAGGTCGCGATCGTCGGGTACGGCTCGCAGGGCCACGCCCACGCGCAGAACCTTCGCGACTCGGGCGTCGAGGTCGTCATCGCGCTCAAGGAGGGCTCGAAGTCGACCCAGAAGGCGCAGGAGGACGGCTTCGAGGTCAAGTCGGTGGCCCACGCGACCGAGTGGGCCGACCTCATCATGATCCTCGCGCCCGACCAGCACCAGCGCACGATCTACGCCGAGGGCATCGCCCCGAAGCTCGCCGCGGGCAAGACCCTCGCCTTCGCGCACGGCTTCAACATCCGCTTCGGCTACATCCAGGCGCCCAGCGACGTCGACGTGATCCTCATCGCCCCCAAGGCCCCGGGCCACACGGTGCGCCGCGAGTTCGTCGCCGGCCGCGGCATCCCCGACATCATCGCCGTCGAGAACGACGCGTCGGGCCAGGCCTGGGACGTCGCCCTCTCGTACGCGAAGGCGATCGGCGGCACCCGCGCCGGCGTCATCAAGACGACCTTCACCGAGGAGACCGAGACCGACCTCTTCGGCGAGCAGGCCGTGCTGTGCGGTGGCATGAGCCACCTCGTGCAGGCGGGCTTCGAGGTGCTGACCGAGGCCGGCTACCAGCCGCAGATCGCCTACTTCGAGGTGCTGCACGAGCTCAAGCTCATCGTCGACCTCATGTGGGAGGGCGGCATCGCCAAGCAGCGCTGGTCGATCAGCGACACGGCCGAGTTCGGCGACTACGTCTCGGGCCCCCGCGTCATCGACGCGGACACGAAGCAGCGCATGAAGGACGTCCTCGCCGACATCCAGTCGGGCGCGTTCGCGAAGCGCTTCATCGACGACCAGGACGCCGGCGCGCCGGAGTTCCAGGCCCTCCGCGCCAAGGAGGAGTCGCACCCGATCGAGGCCACCGGCAAGGAGCTGCGCGCCCTGTTCTCGTGGAAGAACAGCGACGACGACTACGTCGAGGGCACCGCCGCGCGCTGA
- a CDS encoding ABC transporter substrate-binding protein: MSVNAPLLRTPIIRRALVATAAAAAATLALAGCSSSAPEEAAVDTEAPLYDALPQDIKDAGAIVVGADIGYAPMEYYDVDGETVLGLDKELTDLLQTQLGVPFEWTQVTFDGLITQLKSERIDIIVSGFTDTAERQAEIDLIDYYQSGLVLLTKKGNPEGLTGVEELCGQTIALQRGTAQESYAQEQSAACEAAGDEPIEILSFDRETEAMLQIKNGRAVAGIQDYPVAAYNAQTSGGGEDFEVVGDQVQAGPMGIGVSKDDTELRDALQQAVQAIIDNGEYAELLEKYDTPLGAVEEATINAG; the protein is encoded by the coding sequence ATGTCCGTGAATGCACCGCTGCTCCGTACCCCGATCATCCGTCGCGCGCTCGTCGCCACCGCTGCCGCGGCCGCCGCGACCCTCGCCCTCGCGGGCTGCTCCTCGAGCGCTCCCGAGGAGGCCGCCGTCGACACCGAGGCGCCGCTGTACGACGCGCTGCCGCAGGACATCAAGGACGCCGGCGCGATCGTCGTGGGCGCCGACATCGGATACGCGCCGATGGAGTACTACGACGTCGACGGCGAGACCGTGCTCGGCCTCGACAAGGAGCTCACCGACCTGCTGCAGACCCAGCTCGGCGTGCCGTTCGAGTGGACCCAGGTGACGTTCGACGGGCTGATCACGCAGCTGAAGTCGGAGCGCATCGACATCATCGTGTCGGGCTTCACCGACACCGCCGAGCGTCAGGCCGAGATCGACCTGATCGACTACTACCAGTCGGGCCTCGTGCTGCTCACGAAGAAGGGCAACCCCGAGGGCCTCACCGGCGTGGAGGAGCTCTGCGGTCAGACGATCGCGCTGCAGCGCGGCACCGCCCAGGAGAGCTACGCGCAGGAGCAGTCGGCCGCGTGCGAGGCCGCCGGCGACGAGCCGATCGAGATCCTCTCGTTCGATCGCGAGACCGAGGCGATGCTGCAGATCAAGAACGGCCGCGCGGTCGCCGGCATCCAGGACTACCCGGTCGCGGCGTACAACGCACAGACCTCGGGCGGCGGCGAGGACTTCGAGGTCGTCGGCGATCAGGTGCAGGCCGGCCCGATGGGCATCGGTGTGAGCAAGGACGACACCGAGCTGCGCGACGCGCTGCAGCAGGCCGTGCAGGCGATCATCGACAACGGCGAGTACGCCGAGCTCCTCGAGAAGTACGACACGCCCCTCGGCGCGGTCGAGGAAGCCACGATCAACGCCGGCTGA
- the menC gene encoding o-succinylbenzoate synthase, with translation MKIRDLTVHHLRIPLVVPFRTSFGTSHVKETFVLRLETDDAVGWAECGAEEDPLYSSEYLEGAEWVLRTQLVPRLLALGEGLSAGVVRDALEPVKGHRMAKHVIETALLDAELRTADMSFGRYLGATKTRVPAGVSVGIFDSIPELLDNVRTYIDQGYQRIKLKIEPGWDIEPVRVVRETFGDDLLLQVDANTAYTLRDARHLAKLDAFDLLLMEQPLPEDDLLGHAELQKRISTPVCLDESIESARDAAAAIALGACEVINIKPSRVGGYLEARRIHDIAEANGIPVWCGGMLECGLGRAANVALAALPGFVLPGDTSASNRYFAEDITAPFVLEDGHLTVPTGPGIGVDPIPEALAAFTVSTTTIPVS, from the coding sequence ATGAAGATCCGCGACCTCACCGTCCATCACCTGCGCATCCCGCTCGTGGTGCCGTTCCGCACGTCGTTCGGCACGTCGCACGTCAAGGAGACGTTCGTGCTGCGGCTCGAGACCGACGACGCCGTCGGCTGGGCCGAGTGCGGCGCCGAGGAGGACCCGCTCTACAGCTCGGAGTACCTCGAGGGCGCCGAATGGGTGCTGCGCACGCAGCTCGTGCCGCGTCTGCTCGCGCTCGGCGAGGGCCTGAGCGCGGGCGTCGTGCGCGACGCGCTCGAGCCCGTGAAGGGCCACCGCATGGCCAAGCACGTGATCGAGACCGCCCTGCTCGACGCCGAGCTGCGCACCGCCGACATGTCGTTCGGCCGCTACCTCGGTGCGACGAAGACGCGCGTGCCCGCCGGCGTTTCGGTCGGGATCTTCGATTCGATCCCCGAGCTCCTCGACAACGTGCGTACGTACATCGATCAGGGCTACCAGCGGATCAAGCTGAAGATCGAGCCAGGCTGGGACATCGAGCCGGTGCGGGTGGTGCGCGAGACGTTCGGCGACGATCTCCTGCTGCAGGTCGACGCCAACACGGCCTACACGCTGCGCGACGCGCGGCACCTGGCCAAGCTCGACGCATTCGACCTGCTGCTCATGGAGCAGCCGCTGCCCGAGGACGACCTGCTCGGCCACGCCGAGCTGCAGAAGCGGATCTCGACGCCGGTGTGCCTGGACGAGTCGATCGAGTCGGCGCGCGACGCCGCCGCGGCGATCGCGCTGGGCGCGTGCGAGGTCATCAACATCAAGCCGTCGCGCGTGGGTGGCTACCTCGAGGCGCGGCGGATCCACGACATCGCCGAGGCGAATGGCATCCCGGTCTGGTGCGGTGGCATGCTGGAGTGCGGTCTCGGTCGCGCGGCGAACGTCGCGCTGGCCGCGCTCCCGGGGTTCGTGCTCCCCGGCGACACGTCGGCCTCGAACCGATACTTCGCCGAAGACATCACCGCCCCGTTCGTGCTCGAGGACGGGCACCTCACCGTCCCGACGGGCCCCGGAATCGGCGTCGACCCGATCCCGGAGGCGCTGGCGGCCTTCACCGTCTCGACCACCACGATCCCCGTGTCCTGA
- a CDS encoding ABC transporter substrate-binding protein has protein sequence MRNSSLRRVIAVTATGAIAALGLAGCASTGSDDAGPDTEAPLYDALPQDIKDAGKIVVGGDIAYAPMEYYDEDGETVLGFDKELTDLMSEQLGVTFEWHNIVFDSLITQLKSDRIDMIMSGMSDTPERQQEIDFVDYYIAGAMLLVQKGNPEGLQSFADLCGLTIAVQRGTTQEGYAQDQSATCEAEGQEPIEILSFDRETEAMLQVKNGRAVAGMQDYPVATYNARTSGGGEDFEVVGDQVQAGPLGIGVSKDDTELRDALQQAIQAVIDSGDYDKLIEEYQTPLGAVDEATINGG, from the coding sequence ATGCGAAACTCCTCCCTCCGCCGCGTGATCGCGGTGACGGCCACGGGTGCGATCGCCGCGCTCGGCCTGGCCGGCTGCGCGTCCACCGGCTCCGACGACGCCGGGCCCGACACCGAGGCGCCGCTGTACGACGCGCTCCCGCAGGACATCAAGGACGCCGGCAAGATCGTCGTGGGCGGCGACATCGCCTACGCGCCGATGGAGTACTACGACGAGGACGGCGAGACGGTGCTGGGCTTCGACAAGGAGCTCACCGACCTCATGAGCGAGCAGCTCGGCGTGACGTTCGAGTGGCACAACATCGTCTTCGACAGCCTCATCACGCAGCTGAAGTCGGACCGCATCGACATGATCATGTCGGGTATGAGCGACACCCCGGAGCGCCAGCAGGAGATCGACTTCGTCGACTACTACATCGCCGGCGCCATGCTGCTCGTGCAGAAGGGCAACCCGGAGGGGCTGCAGAGCTTCGCCGACCTGTGCGGCCTGACGATCGCCGTGCAGCGCGGTACCACGCAGGAGGGCTACGCCCAGGACCAGTCGGCCACGTGCGAGGCCGAGGGTCAGGAGCCGATCGAGATCCTCTCGTTCGATCGCGAGACCGAGGCGATGCTGCAGGTGAAGAACGGCCGCGCCGTGGCCGGCATGCAGGACTACCCGGTGGCCACGTACAACGCCCGCACCTCGGGCGGCGGCGAGGACTTCGAGGTCGTCGGCGACCAGGTGCAGGCCGGCCCGCTCGGCATCGGCGTGAGCAAGGACGACACCGAGCTGCGCGACGCGCTGCAGCAGGCGATCCAGGCCGTGATCGACTCGGGCGACTACGACAAGCTGATCGAGGAGTACCAGACCCCGCTCGGCGCCGTCGACGAAGCCACGATCAACGGCGGCTGA